Proteins co-encoded in one Streptomyces sp. NBC_01283 genomic window:
- a CDS encoding VOC family protein, producing MAPGTIQWVYAFVDRPKDWFAQAHAFWAAVTGTRLSAFRGEDEQFVTLLPDGADAILKAQAVGGPGGAHLDFAVDDVVAKAGEARALGATPVFAEEGLEVLRSPGGQLFCVVKWQGERVRPVPLAQADGTTSRLDQVCLDVPPAVFEAEKAFWPAFTGWSDRPGSRPEFHLVEPDPRLPMRILLQRLDDDGSAGAHLDFSCSDLDADRVRHERLGAETVWRGPHWIVMRDPAGGTYCLTIRNPETGGLPDAR from the coding sequence ATGGCGCCCGGAACGATCCAGTGGGTGTATGCCTTCGTGGACCGGCCCAAGGACTGGTTCGCGCAGGCGCACGCCTTCTGGGCGGCGGTCACCGGGACGCGGCTCTCCGCGTTCCGCGGCGAGGACGAGCAGTTCGTGACGCTGCTGCCGGACGGGGCCGACGCCATCCTCAAGGCGCAGGCCGTCGGCGGCCCAGGCGGCGCGCATCTCGACTTCGCCGTGGACGACGTGGTCGCCAAGGCGGGCGAGGCCCGCGCGCTCGGGGCCACGCCGGTCTTCGCGGAGGAGGGCCTTGAGGTCCTGCGCTCTCCGGGCGGGCAGTTGTTCTGCGTGGTGAAGTGGCAGGGCGAGCGGGTACGCCCCGTGCCGCTCGCCCAGGCGGACGGCACCACGAGCCGCCTCGACCAGGTGTGCCTCGACGTGCCGCCTGCGGTGTTCGAGGCGGAGAAGGCGTTCTGGCCCGCCTTCACGGGGTGGTCCGACCGCCCCGGTTCGCGCCCCGAGTTCCACCTCGTCGAGCCCGACCCGCGGCTGCCGATGCGGATCCTGCTCCAGCGCCTCGACGATGACGGATCCGCCGGAGCGCACCTGGACTTCTCCTGCTCCGACCTCGACGCGGACCGCGTCCGGCATGAGCGGCTCGGCGCCGAGACCGTGTGGCGCGGCCCGCACTGGATCGTGATGCGGGACCCGGCGGGCGGGACGTACTGCCTGACGATCCGGAATCCGGAGACCGGCGGTCTGCCTGACGCGCGCTAG
- a CDS encoding putative bifunctional diguanylate cyclase/phosphodiesterase produces MSGEPDGPEGRVRRFATIWSRAIFPVTATSLTRPEFELQLVPLAQRLRAALHERIFDAAEGQAIGAALVGTHCTDPEALSRTLDCVDAYLVLYCGDDGPQEELRARCARVQHAVAAGFAAALRERTLAEQEAISRAALNARSAVAEALHASEARFRAVFHGAAIGIGIADLTGTVLEVNDALIRMFGGLESQLRGRNVANWTHPDDSPHVWKLYEELVRGEREHYRVEKAFYRPDGTVLWTNLTVSLLRDADGVPQYQLALMEDTTERRLLNLRLRYEATHDALTGLPNRTLFFERLEKALAAGDGARFGLCYLDLDGFKTVNDSLGHAAGDRLLVEVADRLQSCATAPGEMVARLGGDEFVALTTGRDTEAEVDELAGRIMHALSTPIRVEGRELTVRGSIGIVEGPAGERGAAEVLRSADITMYRAKSAGGNRFELADPEADARAITRHGLTTALPAALERGEFFIEYQPLVHLGDGSVRGAEALVRWLHPQHGIIGPDRFIPLAEHTGLIVPLGRWVLEESVRQARTWEARHKDAGPLRVNVNLSPMQLSHPGLVSDTVEILERAGLEPGALCLEVTESALIGADDDLLKPLRRLAEMGVDIALDDFGTGYSNLANLRRLPVSILKLDRSFTQGMQHFPADPGDLKLVEGIVSLAHSLDLAVTVEGVETGAQADQLRELGCDTAQGWYYARPGPPDQLHELALADATT; encoded by the coding sequence ATGAGCGGGGAACCGGACGGCCCCGAGGGCAGAGTGCGCAGGTTCGCCACGATATGGAGCCGCGCGATCTTCCCGGTCACGGCGACGTCGCTGACCCGTCCCGAGTTCGAGCTGCAACTGGTGCCGCTGGCCCAGAGGTTGCGTGCCGCGCTGCACGAGCGGATCTTCGACGCCGCCGAGGGCCAGGCGATCGGCGCCGCGCTCGTCGGTACGCACTGCACCGACCCCGAGGCGCTCAGCCGCACGCTCGACTGCGTGGACGCCTACCTCGTCCTGTACTGCGGCGACGACGGCCCCCAGGAGGAGCTGCGGGCCCGGTGCGCACGCGTGCAGCACGCCGTGGCCGCGGGGTTCGCGGCAGCCCTGCGCGAGCGGACCCTCGCCGAGCAGGAGGCGATATCCCGGGCGGCCCTGAACGCCCGCAGTGCCGTCGCCGAAGCCCTGCACGCGAGCGAGGCACGCTTCCGTGCCGTCTTCCACGGCGCGGCGATCGGCATCGGCATCGCCGACCTCACGGGCACGGTCCTCGAGGTGAACGACGCGCTGATCCGCATGTTCGGCGGCCTGGAGAGCCAGCTGCGCGGACGCAACGTCGCGAACTGGACGCACCCCGACGACTCACCCCACGTATGGAAGCTCTACGAGGAGCTGGTGCGCGGGGAGCGCGAGCACTACCGCGTGGAGAAGGCCTTCTACCGGCCCGACGGCACCGTCCTGTGGACCAACCTGACCGTCTCGCTGCTGCGTGACGCGGACGGAGTGCCGCAGTACCAGCTGGCGTTGATGGAGGACACCACCGAGCGCCGGCTGCTCAATCTGCGCCTTCGCTACGAGGCCACGCACGACGCGCTCACCGGCCTGCCCAACCGCACCCTGTTCTTCGAGCGCCTGGAGAAGGCCCTCGCGGCGGGCGACGGCGCCCGGTTCGGGCTCTGCTACCTCGACCTCGACGGCTTCAAGACCGTCAACGACAGCCTCGGGCACGCCGCGGGCGACCGGCTCCTCGTCGAGGTCGCCGACCGGCTCCAGTCGTGCGCCACCGCCCCCGGCGAGATGGTCGCGCGGCTCGGCGGCGACGAGTTCGTGGCGCTGACCACCGGCCGCGACACCGAGGCCGAGGTGGACGAGCTCGCCGGGCGCATCATGCACGCGCTCTCCACGCCCATCCGCGTCGAGGGCCGGGAACTGACCGTGCGCGGCAGCATCGGCATCGTCGAGGGGCCGGCCGGGGAGCGCGGCGCGGCGGAGGTGCTGCGCAGCGCGGACATCACGATGTACCGCGCGAAGTCCGCGGGCGGCAACCGCTTCGAGCTCGCCGACCCCGAGGCCGACGCCCGCGCCATCACCCGGCACGGACTGACCACCGCACTGCCCGCCGCCCTGGAGCGGGGCGAGTTCTTCATCGAGTACCAGCCCCTGGTGCACCTCGGTGACGGCAGCGTGCGCGGGGCGGAGGCGCTGGTGCGGTGGCTGCATCCGCAGCACGGCATCATCGGCCCCGACCGGTTCATCCCGCTCGCCGAGCACACCGGTCTGATCGTGCCGCTCGGCCGCTGGGTCCTGGAGGAGTCGGTCCGCCAGGCCCGTACGTGGGAGGCGCGCCACAAGGACGCCGGGCCGCTGCGCGTGAACGTCAACCTCTCGCCCATGCAGCTGAGCCACCCCGGCCTGGTCTCGGACACGGTGGAGATCCTGGAGCGCGCCGGGCTCGAACCGGGCGCCCTGTGCCTGGAGGTGACCGAGTCCGCGCTGATCGGCGCCGACGACGACCTGCTCAAGCCGCTGCGGCGGCTGGCCGAGATGGGCGTGGACATCGCGCTCGACGACTTCGGCACGGGCTACTCGAACCTCGCCAACCTGCGCCGCCTGCCGGTGAGCATCCTCAAGCTCGACCGCTCCTTCACGCAGGGCATGCAGCACTTCCCGGCCGACCCCGGGGATCTGAAGCTCGTCGAGGGGATCGTCTCGCTCGCCCACAGCCTGGACCTCGCGGTCACGGTCGAGGGCGTGGAGACGGGCGCCCAGGCGGATCAGCTGCGAGAGTTGGGCTGCGACACGGCCCAGGGCTGGTACTACGCACGGCCCGGCCCGCCGGACCAGCTGCACGAGCTGGCCCTCGCGGACGCGACGACCTGA